The following are from one region of the Candidatus Amarolinea dominans genome:
- a CDS encoding UPF0175 family protein: protein MTSTISRTDLARRTRQAIEQAQRGQAVFIESYGAEQVAIVDVLDYRLLRAAATFRSQMSAPVNNPDLPPAGLTETAVQARVAAAAGDVQEAWNMIIAAYLAGDISLGRTATLLNMSRFELLARFNRFGLPMRMGALSIHEAQAEYETIQGKNRT from the coding sequence ATGACTTCGACGATTTCCCGGACAGATCTGGCGCGGCGCACCCGCCAGGCAATCGAGCAGGCGCAGCGTGGGCAGGCCGTTTTCATTGAAAGCTATGGCGCCGAACAGGTCGCGATCGTAGATGTGTTGGATTATCGTCTCCTACGTGCGGCGGCGACCTTTCGCAGCCAAATGTCGGCGCCGGTCAACAATCCTGATTTACCGCCGGCTGGCCTGACAGAGACAGCGGTGCAGGCGCGGGTCGCGGCGGCAGCCGGCGATGTGCAGGAAGCCTGGAACATGATCATCGCTGCCTATCTCGCTGGCGACATCAGTCTGGGCCGGACAGCCACCTTGCTGAACATGTCGCGTTTCGAGTTGTTGGCGCGCTTCAATCGGTTCGGGTTACCAATGCGCATGGGGGCGTTGAGCATCCATGAGGCGCAGGCGGAATACGAAACCATCCAGGGTAAAAACCGGACTTGA
- a CDS encoding cellobiose phosphorylase, giving the protein MKSFHFDPLNRFVIEDYDAFPPFASFLPGIAGPLGIPLWAFYVNRGQAIAGFGVESKDTPIMEFQSANKAYQTVAYTGFRTFIKVGGKVGAAADGFYEPFSAAARPALARRMFIGASEIELEETHAGHGLQVNVRYFTLPGENFAALVRQATVRNTAGRPISLEIVDGLSIIIPYGLDDMMLKRIGRTAEAWMAVFNLETGVPFYRVQASVGDEAEVEAIERGHFYLATAEGTDPPGLTTIVDPALIFGENTALSYPDHFLSHTLAELRAMPQTTVCRTPCGFAGVSTRLAPGESLTINAIIGHVADVHIINQARSRLADPAVIAARRAEALALIAALTDPMATQSGDPRFDAYCRQCLLDNILRGGWPVQLGGHIYHLYGRRHGDLERDYNAFHLPAEFYSQGNASYRDVNQNRRCDVLLNPAVGDAEVLAFLGLIQADGYNPLTVLGSRFVVPPERQAAVLTLVDRPEALRPLLTRPFTPGHLLKVVLDQGIGLAVAPAAFVEAVMAQADWSFEAEFGEGYWIDHWFYNLDLLDAYLAVYPDRKDELLFSRTVPYAQSAAFVQPRARKSVLVEDGRVRQYGAVVQDDEAAQLMASRPTAQRLLRSAQGQGEVFRTTVFGKLLGLALLKFATLDPFGMGIEMEAGKPGWCDALNGLPGLFGSSMSETYELLRLLDFLLAALAAQDGAAIEFPVELCDLQRQVTAQLSAYHATSDAGRDFRYWDAVASARETYRARVRLGFDGQTETLRPADLAPILQTWRSKVQRGIAQAEALTDGVPPTYFTCEVSDYELLTDAEGQPQRDPLGRPLVRVTGFAQQGLPLFLEGAVHAMRQRTDIASARALHRHVRESALFDRKLGMVKTNAPLAACSPEIGRLRAFTPGWLENESIFMHMAYKYLLAMLRAGLREEFFTDMHRSLAPFLDPHIYGRSPLENSSFIVSSAHPDASLHGRGFVARLTGAAVEFMSMWSLMMVGPQPFFVQDGELCLVFKPSLPNWLFRPDGRLTFTFLGQCVVTYRKHQPLADNAQVTVVILHMADGDQLSLPGSLIPAPYAARIRNGEIRRIELCLD; this is encoded by the coding sequence ATGAAATCATTCCATTTCGATCCTCTCAACCGTTTCGTCATCGAAGACTACGACGCATTTCCCCCGTTTGCCAGTTTCCTGCCGGGTATTGCCGGTCCCCTGGGCATTCCCCTGTGGGCGTTCTATGTCAATCGCGGCCAGGCCATCGCCGGTTTCGGCGTCGAGAGCAAGGACACGCCGATCATGGAATTCCAATCGGCGAATAAGGCCTATCAGACCGTGGCGTACACCGGGTTCCGCACGTTTATCAAAGTGGGGGGAAAAGTGGGGGCGGCGGCGGATGGGTTCTACGAACCGTTCTCAGCCGCCGCCCGCCCCGCGTTAGCCCGGCGCATGTTCATCGGCGCCAGCGAGATCGAGCTGGAAGAAACCCATGCCGGCCACGGCCTGCAGGTCAACGTTCGCTACTTCACCCTGCCGGGGGAAAACTTCGCCGCCCTGGTGCGCCAGGCAACGGTGCGCAACACGGCCGGGCGACCCATCTCCCTGGAAATCGTGGACGGACTGTCCATCATCATCCCCTACGGACTTGACGACATGATGCTCAAGCGGATCGGCCGCACGGCCGAGGCCTGGATGGCGGTCTTCAACCTGGAGACTGGCGTCCCCTTCTACCGCGTGCAGGCCAGCGTAGGCGATGAGGCCGAGGTGGAGGCGATCGAGAGGGGCCACTTCTACCTCGCCACCGCCGAGGGAACGGACCCGCCGGGCCTGACGACCATCGTTGACCCGGCCCTCATCTTCGGCGAGAACACCGCCCTCAGCTACCCCGACCATTTTCTGTCACACACGCTGGCCGAGCTGCGGGCCATGCCGCAAACGACCGTTTGCCGGACACCGTGTGGATTTGCCGGCGTATCCACGCGGCTGGCGCCGGGCGAAAGCCTGACCATCAACGCCATCATCGGCCACGTCGCTGATGTACACATCATCAACCAGGCGCGTAGCCGGCTGGCCGATCCGGCCGTCATCGCCGCCAGGCGCGCCGAAGCGTTGGCGCTGATCGCCGCGCTGACCGATCCCATGGCGACACAATCAGGCGACCCACGCTTCGACGCCTACTGCCGCCAGTGCCTGCTGGACAACATCCTGCGCGGCGGTTGGCCGGTGCAATTGGGCGGACACATCTATCATCTGTACGGCCGCCGTCACGGCGACCTGGAGCGCGATTACAACGCGTTCCATCTACCGGCGGAGTTCTATTCGCAGGGCAACGCCAGCTACCGCGATGTCAATCAGAACCGGCGCTGCGACGTGCTGCTCAACCCCGCGGTCGGCGACGCGGAGGTGCTGGCCTTCCTGGGCTTGATCCAGGCCGATGGCTACAACCCACTGACCGTGCTGGGCAGTCGCTTCGTCGTCCCGCCGGAGCGCCAGGCGGCCGTTCTGACCCTGGTTGACCGGCCGGAAGCGCTGCGCCCGCTGCTCACCCGCCCCTTCACGCCCGGCCACCTGCTGAAAGTCGTGCTGGACCAGGGCATCGGTCTGGCTGTGGCGCCCGCGGCTTTTGTCGAAGCGGTCATGGCCCAGGCCGATTGGAGCTTCGAGGCGGAATTTGGGGAAGGGTACTGGATTGATCACTGGTTCTACAACCTCGACCTGCTGGATGCCTACCTGGCGGTCTACCCTGATCGCAAGGATGAACTGCTCTTCAGCAGGACCGTGCCCTACGCCCAAAGTGCAGCCTTCGTGCAGCCGCGCGCGCGCAAGTCTGTGCTCGTAGAGGACGGCAGGGTGCGCCAATACGGGGCAGTGGTACAGGACGACGAAGCAGCGCAATTGATGGCCTCGCGACCGACCGCGCAGCGCCTGCTGCGCAGCGCGCAGGGGCAGGGCGAGGTCTTCCGCACGACCGTGTTCGGCAAGCTGCTGGGATTGGCGCTGCTCAAGTTCGCCACGCTCGATCCGTTCGGCATGGGGATCGAAATGGAAGCGGGCAAGCCGGGCTGGTGTGATGCGCTCAACGGCCTGCCCGGCCTGTTCGGTTCGTCCATGTCCGAAACGTACGAGCTGCTGCGGCTGCTGGATTTCCTGCTGGCGGCACTGGCCGCGCAGGACGGCGCCGCGATCGAATTTCCCGTGGAGCTTTGCGACCTGCAGCGGCAGGTGACCGCGCAGCTCAGCGCGTATCACGCGACATCCGACGCCGGGCGTGATTTCCGCTACTGGGACGCTGTGGCGAGCGCGCGCGAAACCTATCGCGCCCGCGTCCGCCTGGGCTTCGATGGGCAGACCGAGACGCTCAGGCCCGCCGACCTAGCGCCGATCCTGCAGACATGGCGCAGCAAGGTGCAGCGCGGGATTGCCCAGGCTGAGGCGCTTACCGACGGCGTGCCGCCCACCTACTTCACCTGCGAAGTGTCCGACTACGAGCTGCTCACCGATGCAGAGGGGCAGCCGCAGCGCGACCCGCTCGGCCGTCCCCTGGTGCGCGTCACAGGTTTCGCTCAGCAGGGCCTGCCGCTGTTCCTGGAAGGCGCGGTTCATGCCATGCGGCAGCGGACCGACATCGCCAGCGCCCGCGCCCTGCACCGCCACGTGCGCGAGAGCGCGTTGTTCGACCGCAAGCTGGGCATGGTCAAGACCAATGCGCCGCTGGCTGCCTGCTCGCCGGAGATTGGCCGGCTGCGGGCGTTCACACCGGGCTGGCTGGAGAACGAATCTATCTTCATGCACATGGCTTACAAGTATCTGCTGGCGATGCTGCGGGCGGGCCTGCGCGAGGAGTTCTTCACAGACATGCACCGCAGCCTGGCGCCGTTCCTCGATCCGCACATCTACGGACGCAGCCCGCTGGAGAACTCGTCGTTCATCGTCAGCAGCGCGCATCCCGATGCATCGCTGCATGGTCGCGGCTTCGTCGCCCGCCTGACCGGCGCCGCGGTGGAATTCATGAGCATGTGGTCGCTGATGATGGTTGGGCCGCAGCCGTTCTTCGTGCAGGATGGGGAACTGTGCCTGGTGTTCAAGCCCTCCCTGCCGAATTGGCTCTTCCGGCCGGACGGCCGTCTGACTTTTACTTTCCTGGGACAGTGCGTGGTCACTTATCGCAAGCATCAACCCCTGGCCGACAACGCCCAGGTCACCGTCGTGATCCTGCACATGGCCGATGGCGATCAGCTCAGCCTGCCGGGCAGCCTCATCCCAGCCCCCTACGCCGCCAGGATTCGCAATGGCGAGATTCGGCGGATCGAACTGTGTTTGGACTAG
- a CDS encoding exonuclease domain-containing protein codes for MTRKLDHILVVDVEATCWQGEPPPGQSSEIIEIGLCLLDVATLARVERRDILVRPIRSTISAFCTELTTLTQADVDGGIPLAQVCQVLVQEFQASGRLWASYGDYDRQQFTRNCAEFGIPYPFGPGHLNVKTLLAVALGRKREVGMREGLAALGLPLQGVHHRAGDDAWNIAAVLAEVLRRARTSR; via the coding sequence ATGACCCGAAAACTAGACCACATTCTCGTCGTTGATGTCGAAGCCACCTGCTGGCAGGGCGAGCCACCGCCGGGCCAGAGCAGCGAGATCATCGAGATCGGGCTGTGCTTGCTGGATGTGGCAACCCTGGCCCGCGTCGAACGTCGCGATATCCTGGTGCGTCCCATCCGTTCGACGATCAGCGCCTTCTGCACAGAGCTGACCACGCTCACGCAGGCCGATGTGGATGGCGGTATTCCTCTGGCGCAGGTCTGCCAGGTGCTCGTGCAGGAGTTTCAGGCGTCCGGTCGGCTGTGGGCCAGCTATGGCGACTACGACCGCCAGCAGTTCACGCGCAACTGCGCCGAGTTCGGCATCCCCTATCCCTTTGGGCCGGGACACCTCAACGTCAAGACGCTGCTGGCCGTGGCGTTGGGGCGCAAACGGGAGGTGGGGATGCGTGAGGGGCTGGCGGCGCTGGGGCTGCCCCTGCAAGGCGTTCACCACCGCGCCGGCGACGATGCCTGGAACATCGCCGCCGTTCTCGCTGAGGTCCTGAGACGAGCGCGCACCTCGCGCTGA
- a CDS encoding cellobiose phosphorylase, which produces MKTGWRFIDNDGAFRLDAPHRTSYLYFPLVNEAGMMSVVTPTLHGDCKTGQNSFLTLPVSVEDLHNTRSARNFWVRIAGYGPWSATGNSARQLAEAGDAENQDVALEAGMLWHKVIRESRAAGLRAEVTNFVPASSDQVELMQVVLTNTGDRPLTLTPTAAVPIYGRSADNLRDHRHVTSLLHRIRTVRHGVTVQPTLTFDERGHRPNTVTYAVLGAEGDGAPPRSFFPVVEDFIGEGGNLEWPAAVVQQGMTGAPAGSAVDGYEAIGALRFADVTLSPGESRAYVLILAVLADSFKQSGIEASAGIADGFKQSGIEASAGINELVQRYGSAARFAEWLDRTRAHWQAKVAPLAFHTADPRFDGWLKWVTVQPFLRRLFGNSFVPYHDYGRGGRGWRDLWQDCLALLMLEPEPVHDLLFSSFAGVRMDGSNATIIGSRPGEFMADRNNIPRVWMDHGAWPYLTTRLYIDRSGDLGFLLQEQTYFKDAHINRCQAHDEAWSAEQGTLLRTRPGAIARGSVLEHLLVQHLTAFFNAGAAGNILLEGADWNDGMDMARERGESVAFSALYAGNLADLGQLVLALGRLGVTEVQLAAELLPLLDTLAEPVNYADVTARQDRLHRYFATCSHTISGDKIKVRPADLGRDLAAKADWLTAHLRQHEWITDRAGYGWFNGYYDNDGQRVEGDGPHGVRMTLTGQVFALMGGIASDTQAQAIVRSADRYLYEHRLGGYRLNTDFGGMQFNLGRCFGFAFGHKENGAMFSHMAVMYANALYRRGLVHEGFRVLDGIYQHCADFATARIYPGLPEYISERGRGLYPWLTGSASWYLLTLLNEVFGVRGELGDLVLAPKLVAAQFDERGQAAVAAQFAGRQIEIVYHNPRRLEFGAYAIRRIAADGVDLPGARVDQGVRIAREVIAALGTPAALRLDIELDEG; this is translated from the coding sequence ATGAAAACCGGCTGGCGTTTTATTGACAATGACGGCGCGTTTCGCCTGGACGCGCCGCACCGGACGAGTTACCTCTACTTTCCGCTGGTCAACGAGGCCGGCATGATGTCGGTGGTCACACCAACGCTGCATGGCGACTGCAAGACGGGGCAGAACAGTTTTCTGACCCTCCCGGTTTCGGTCGAAGATCTGCACAACACCCGTTCGGCGCGCAACTTCTGGGTTCGCATCGCCGGGTATGGGCCGTGGTCCGCCACGGGAAACTCCGCCCGGCAACTGGCAGAGGCGGGGGATGCGGAAAATCAGGACGTTGCGCTGGAAGCCGGGATGCTGTGGCACAAGGTCATTCGTGAGAGCCGGGCCGCCGGGCTGCGCGCCGAGGTGACGAACTTCGTTCCGGCCAGTTCCGACCAGGTGGAGTTGATGCAGGTCGTGCTGACCAACACCGGCGACAGACCGCTCACGCTGACCCCCACCGCGGCCGTCCCCATCTACGGCCGCTCGGCCGACAACCTGCGCGATCACCGGCACGTCACTTCGCTGCTGCACCGCATCCGCACCGTCCGCCACGGCGTGACCGTGCAGCCGACCCTCACCTTCGACGAGCGCGGTCACCGGCCCAATACGGTCACCTACGCGGTGCTGGGCGCGGAAGGAGACGGCGCGCCGCCGCGCAGTTTTTTCCCCGTGGTCGAGGATTTCATCGGCGAGGGCGGCAACCTGGAATGGCCCGCGGCCGTGGTGCAGCAAGGCATGACCGGCGCGCCTGCGGGAAGCGCCGTAGACGGCTATGAGGCAATCGGCGCGCTGCGCTTCGCCGATGTCACGCTAAGCCCAGGCGAGTCGCGCGCCTACGTGTTGATCCTGGCCGTGCTGGCCGACAGTTTCAAACAATCCGGAATCGAGGCTTCAGCCGGCATAGCCGATGGTTTCAAGCAATCCGGAATCGAGGCTTCAGCCGGTATAAATGAACTGGTCCAACGCTACGGCAGCGCGGCCCGTTTCGCCGAATGGCTTGACCGCACGCGCGCGCACTGGCAGGCGAAGGTGGCGCCATTGGCCTTCCACACCGCCGATCCCCGCTTCGATGGTTGGCTGAAGTGGGTGACGGTGCAGCCGTTCCTGCGCCGGTTGTTCGGCAACTCGTTCGTGCCCTATCACGACTACGGCCGCGGGGGCCGCGGCTGGCGCGATCTCTGGCAGGACTGCCTGGCGCTGCTGATGTTGGAGCCGGAGCCGGTGCATGACCTGCTGTTCAGCAGCTTCGCGGGCGTGCGCATGGACGGCAGCAACGCGACCATCATCGGCAGCCGGCCCGGTGAATTTATGGCCGACCGCAACAACATCCCGCGCGTCTGGATGGATCACGGCGCCTGGCCCTACCTGACGACGCGGCTGTACATTGACCGTAGCGGCGACCTGGGCTTTCTGCTCCAGGAGCAGACCTATTTCAAGGACGCGCACATCAACCGCTGTCAGGCGCATGATGAAGCCTGGTCAGCGGAGCAGGGTACGCTGCTGCGCACGCGGCCGGGCGCAATCGCGCGCGGCAGTGTGCTCGAACACCTGTTGGTGCAGCACCTGACCGCGTTCTTCAACGCGGGCGCGGCCGGCAACATCCTGCTGGAAGGCGCCGACTGGAACGATGGCATGGACATGGCCCGCGAGCGGGGAGAAAGCGTGGCGTTCAGCGCGCTCTACGCGGGCAACCTGGCCGACCTGGGCCAGCTCGTGCTGGCGTTGGGCCGGCTGGGCGTGACCGAGGTGCAACTGGCCGCCGAACTGCTGCCGCTGCTCGACACCCTGGCCGAGCCGGTCAATTACGCCGACGTCACGGCCAGGCAGGATCGCCTGCACCGATATTTCGCAACGTGCAGTCACACCATTTCCGGCGACAAGATCAAGGTCAGACCGGCCGACCTGGGCCGCGACCTGGCCGCCAAAGCCGACTGGCTCACGGCCCACCTGCGCCAGCACGAGTGGATCACCGACCGCGCCGGGTATGGCTGGTTCAACGGCTACTACGACAACGACGGCCAGCGTGTCGAAGGGGATGGCCCGCACGGTGTGCGCATGACGCTGACCGGGCAGGTCTTCGCGCTGATGGGCGGCATCGCCTCCGATACGCAGGCGCAAGCAATCGTTCGTTCTGCCGATCGCTACCTGTACGAACATCGCCTGGGCGGCTACCGCTTGAACACCGACTTTGGCGGGATGCAGTTCAATCTTGGCCGCTGCTTCGGCTTTGCGTTCGGCCACAAGGAAAACGGCGCCATGTTCAGCCACATGGCGGTGATGTACGCCAACGCGCTCTACCGGCGGGGCCTGGTGCATGAGGGCTTCCGCGTCCTGGACGGCATCTACCAGCACTGCGCCGACTTCGCAACTGCCCGCATTTACCCCGGCCTGCCGGAATACATCAGCGAGCGGGGCCGCGGCCTGTACCCGTGGCTCACCGGCTCGGCAAGCTGGTATCTGCTGACGCTGCTGAATGAGGTGTTTGGCGTGCGGGGCGAGTTGGGCGACCTGGTGCTGGCGCCGAAGCTGGTCGCGGCGCAGTTCGATGAGCGGGGCCAGGCGGCTGTGGCCGCGCAGTTTGCAGGGCGCCAGATCGAAATCGTCTACCACAACCCGCGCAGGCTTGAGTTCGGCGCGTATGCGATTCGACGGATTGCCGCGGATGGCGTTGACCTGCCGGGCGCACGCGTAGATCAAGGTGTCCGCATTGCCAGGGAGGTCATCGCCGCCCTGGGCACGCCGGCAGCGCTGCGTCTCGACATAGAGCTTGATGAAGGGTGA